The Candidatus Omnitrophota bacterium genome contains a region encoding:
- a CDS encoding DUF721 domain-containing protein, with amino-acid sequence MKAKQKSIEDVVKDVIKKLSGKNRVGEEEITNAWREAAGAKAAGHSRPVAIKKGVLTINVDGSGWLYELTIKKRELLEKLKENLNLKGKQLKNLRFRIGDLEKRGRK; translated from the coding sequence ATGAAAGCAAAGCAGAAGTCGATAGAAGATGTAGTAAAAGACGTAATTAAAAAATTAAGCGGTAAAAACAGGGTTGGGGAAGAGGAAATAACAAATGCGTGGCGGGAAGCCGCCGGCGCTAAAGCCGCAGGACACTCCCGGCCTGTTGCGATAAAAAAAGGCGTTTTGACCATCAATGTCGACGGATCCGGCTGGCTATACGAACTAACGATAAAAAAAAGAGAGCTCTTGGAAAAACTCAAAGAAAACCTTAACCTTAAAGGGAAACAATTAAAAAACTTAAGATTTAGGATAGGCGATTTAGAAAAGAGAGGGCGAAAGTAA
- the dnaN gene encoding DNA polymerase III subunit beta — MKFTTTKDVLLKGIQEVQSAISTKSNLPILANILIEATEDNIILTTTDLDIGITSKIPVKPQNTGAITIPAKKFSDIIRELPEGEQISVSVKKNNLVNIECGKSVFKIMGLPKEEFPQLPEFKDKDSLILQQKKLKTMLRMTKFAISHDESRYILNGVLFVIKPAYIRLVATDGRRLAMIEDKIQLPKTLERKFIVPTKAVNELDSTLGDDGEVKIFFNNNQIFFDMGKTRLVSRLIEGEFPDYEQVIPKEAKDKFTVSRNVFLSAVKRTALFTNQDSSAIKIDLSKDKAVISKSAPYLGEARVEMDTEYKGKDMSIGFNPDYLIDLLKNIDDEKVSFEVADTEKPGVVRRGTEYVYVVLPMQIT, encoded by the coding sequence ATGAAATTCACAACAACGAAAGATGTGTTGTTAAAAGGCATACAGGAAGTGCAATCAGCTATAAGCACAAAATCAAATCTTCCCATATTGGCAAATATACTTATCGAAGCTACCGAAGATAATATTATACTGACAACAACGGATCTCGATATAGGGATAACATCAAAAATACCGGTAAAGCCTCAAAACACCGGAGCGATAACAATACCGGCAAAAAAATTCTCAGATATAATTCGCGAACTGCCGGAGGGCGAACAAATATCCGTGTCTGTTAAAAAAAATAATCTTGTTAATATTGAATGCGGGAAGAGCGTTTTTAAAATAATGGGTCTCCCAAAAGAAGAGTTTCCACAATTACCGGAGTTTAAAGATAAAGACTCGTTGATCCTACAGCAAAAAAAATTAAAAACAATGCTCCGGATGACAAAGTTCGCGATAAGCCATGACGAGTCCCGGTACATATTGAACGGCGTGCTTTTTGTGATAAAACCCGCATACATACGCCTCGTCGCTACCGACGGAAGACGTCTGGCTATGATAGAGGATAAGATACAACTTCCAAAAACCCTGGAACGGAAATTTATCGTGCCGACAAAAGCGGTCAACGAACTCGATAGTACCCTGGGAGATGACGGAGAGGTTAAAATATTCTTTAATAATAACCAGATATTTTTCGATATGGGTAAGACGCGGCTCGTATCGCGTTTAATAGAAGGCGAGTTCCCGGATTATGAACAGGTCATACCAAAAGAAGCTAAAGATAAATTTACGGTATCCAGAAATGTATTTTTGTCTGCAGTAAAACGGACGGCGCTTTTCACAAACCAGGATTCGTCGGCGATAAAAATAGATTTGAGCAAAGATAAGGCGGTGATATCGAAGAGCGCGCCGTATTTGGGCGAGGCCCGGGTGGAGATGGATACGGAATATAAAGGTAAGGACATGTCCATAGGGTTCAATCCCGACTACCTGATAGATCTTCTTAAAAATATAGACGACGAAAAAGTATCTTTCGAAGTTGCCGATACCGAAAAGCCGGGCGTTGTCAGAAGAGGTACGGAATATGTTTATGTCGTCCTGCCGATGCAGATAACATAA